The following are encoded together in the Salvia hispanica cultivar TCC Black 2014 chromosome 6, UniMelb_Shisp_WGS_1.0, whole genome shotgun sequence genome:
- the LOC125197232 gene encoding uncharacterized protein LOC125197232 — MSSILSSQSVVLATAMAVSGTVILLAARRHQKPPSSTVNFPRPPSCIISSSDEGKKRNKKKKKVHFAEDVVDPRGNSEEYRKSQKANFNKYSNSTTLNKGRRNQEMPANRVALYNGILRDRVHQKVAYSC, encoded by the exons atgtcttCGATCCTGTCATCACAGAGCGTGGTTTTGGCCACCGCCATGGCGGTTTCCGGCACAGTAATTCTTCTCGCAGCTCGCCGCCACCAGAAGCCGCCGTCGTCGACTGTCAATTTTCCACGGCCACCATCTTGCATCATCTCTTCTTCAG ATGAagggaagaaaagaaataagaagaagaagaaggtgcACTTTGCAGAAGATGTGGTGGACCCAAGAGGAAACAGCGAAGAATACAGGAAATCACAGAAAgctaatttcaataaatattcaaattcaaccACTTTAAACAAAGGTAGGAGAAATCAAGAAATGCCAGCCAATAGAGTGGCCCTTTACAATGGCATTTTGAGAGATAGAGTCCACCAAAAGGTTGCATATTCATGTTGA